The genomic stretch CAAGTAAGGCTCCAAGTCTTTCCATTCCCATTTTGACCTATGTTTAAAGAGTATAGAAAATCTCTCTGCTGGAGTTGAAGGCAGAGAGCGTACGCTGAATGTGTAAACCCGTGTCTCGATCCCTATTGTCTCTGTTAAAACCTCTCCTTCAAGCATCTCGAACCTTCCTTCCATCCCATccggaatcttcttcttccactcttcCATGAAACTCTCTAGTCTCATCTTTTCATCTCTCAGTACCAGCCTAGCAAAATGCAAACACACAAGCCTCGGTTCCAACTTCCACTTACCAGTT from Camelina sativa cultivar DH55 unplaced genomic scaffold, Cs unpScaffold04022, whole genome shotgun sequence encodes the following:
- the LOC104774618 gene encoding sister chromatid cohesion protein DCC1-like — translated: MLLHNCVLNYWSFDDLDEDEVVSALVADEFPSKLASHCLRVFASRVNSSGTGKWKLEPRLVCLHFARLVLRDEKMRLESFMEEWKKKIPDGMEGRFEMLEGEVLTETIGIETRVYTFSVRSLPSTPAERFSILFKHRSKWEWKDLEPYLRDLHVPRLSMEGLLLKYTRRAQPKAD